A single region of the Amphiura filiformis chromosome 7, Afil_fr2py, whole genome shotgun sequence genome encodes:
- the LOC140157810 gene encoding neuropeptides capa receptor-like — MKRTDISETLQQMPNKIQKVNSQVARMLVLNAVAFFVCLMPFQLYQLQRLFENLSDGRLVLLTKDESVMLFWISTILNCINASINPVIYNVVNPRYRRALMEAFGCCRVSEQQNKSNSLMKPL, encoded by the coding sequence ATGAAACGCACAGATATAAGTGAAACTTTACAGCAGATGCCGAATAAGATACAGAAGGTTAACTCACAAGTGGCACGCATGCTGGTTCTGAATGCTGTGGCTTTCTTTGTATGCTTGATGCCATTTCAGCTTTACCAGCTTCAGAGACTTTTTGAGAATCTAAGTGATGGGAGACTCGTTCTTCTAACAAAGGATGAAAGTGTGATGTTGTTCTGGATATCAACAATTTTGAATTGTATCAATGCCTCGATTAATCCTGTCATATACAATGTCGTTAATCCAAGATATAGGAGGGCGTTGATGGAGGCGTTTGGATGTTGTCGTGTATCTGAACAGCAGAATAAGAGTAATTCGTTGATGAAGCCGTTATAG